A stretch of the Aegilops tauschii subsp. strangulata cultivar AL8/78 chromosome 4, Aet v6.0, whole genome shotgun sequence genome encodes the following:
- the LOC109743759 gene encoding RNA polymerase sigma factor sigB, with amino-acid sequence MSSCLAPQFKWPPSTRAAVPREPGGGGCAAGGSCRPGRVQCALSSAAVVEAERMESLAAGARRLAYGGAVDVGPPPPSDNTSLPGGFGEALLNQEAVVTAAAAEAVALARAAAEVAREVARMVQTDHRPDVGDSHDLVEDSYLTREVLRTEVRAGSRYAEARLLDDAGFVSIFSDESESDDDEQGARGVAVKSARQPERRARRVRAAMKAAKSFSDRRPVTASSRKKRVKGCRNSLGCFYKMSGRKLLTAKQEVELSQGIQDLLKLEAVQKEVAHYNGGEPTFGQWAAAAGTDENTLRKRLSHGIYCKNMMVKSNVRLVISIAKEFEGPGTEFSDLIQEGIQGLIRGAEKFDASKGFRFSTYSHWWIKQAIRKSVLEQTQIIRLPAHMAEASSRVKECRRRLRRQLNRLPTNEEIALDTGMTARRVEAAMCLPRYSVSLTGKVGCTDVTYQEITADKSTETAEETLHRLFMKKDVDKALDSLTPREREVIRYRFGMDDGKARTLHDIGQLLGVSRERIRQIEMAAFRKLRSKKKVTSLQHYLEPAESW; translated from the exons ATGTCGTCGTGCCTCGCGCCGCAGTTCAAGTGGCCCCCTTCCACCCGCGCGGCGGTGCCAAGggagcccggcggcggcggctgcgcggCAGGCGGGAGCTGCCGCCCAGGGAGGGTCCAGTGCGCGCTGTCCtccgcggccgtcgtcgaggcggAGCGCATGGAGTCCTTAGCCGCCGGAGCGAGGCGCCTGGCGTACGGCGGAGCCGTCGACGTCGGGCCTCCTCCCCCTTCGGATAACACCAGCCTCCCG GGGGGCTTCGGGGAGGCGCTCCTCAACCAAGAGGCCGTGGTGACGGCCGCGGCCGCGGAGGCCGTGGCTTTAGCTCGAGCAGCCGCGGAGGTCGCCCGAGAAGTTGCCCGGATGGTGCAAACGGACCACCGTCCAGACGTCGGCGACAGCCATGACCTGGTGGAGGACAGCTACTTGACCAGAGAGGTCCTTCGCACCGAGGTGCGGGCGGGGTCTCGGTATGCCGAAGCCCGTTTGCTGGACGACGCGGGGTTCGTCAGCATCTTCAGCGACGAATCCGAGTCGGACGACGACGAGCAGGGCGCCCGGGGCGTGGCTGTCAAGTCGGCACGTCAGCCCGAGAGAAGAGCTCGGAGAGTGAGGGCGGCGATGAAGGCGGCTAAATCTTTCAGTGATCGGAGGCCCGTCACGGCCTCCTCGAGGAAGAAGAGGGTCAAGGGCTGCCGGAATTCTCTGGGCTGCTTCTACAAGATGTCCGGACGGAAGCTTCTGACGGCGAAGCAAGAAGTTGAGTTATCACAAGGCATTCAG GATCTCCTCAAGTTGGAGGCTGTCCAAAAGGAGGTTGCACACTACAACGGTGGCGAACCAACCTTCGGTCAGTGGGCAGCAGCAGCTGGCACTGATGAGAACACTTTGAGGAAACGTCTCAGCCATGGAATTTACTGCAAGAACATGATGGTCAAATCTAACGTGCGACTTGTAATCTCAATTGCCAAAGAGTTTGAAGGCCCTGGGACAGAGTTTTCCGATCTTATCCAG GAAGGAATTCAGGGCCTTATAAGGGGCGCTGAAAAGTTTGACGCCTCAAAGGGTTTTAGGTTCTCTACGTATTCTCACTGGTGGATCAAACAAGCAATACGCAAGTCGGTTCTAGAACAAACCCAGATAATTCGCTTGCCA GCACACATGGCGGAAGCAAGTTCCCGGGTGAAAGAATGCCGGCGACGACTCCGGCGGCAGCTGAATAGGCTACCGACAAATGAAGAAATCGCGTTGGACACCGGCATGACAGCCAGACGGGTGGAAGCAGCAATGTGCCTCCCAAGGTACAGCGTATCCCTCACTGGCAAAGTCGGATGCACGGACGTGACATACCAG GAGATCACGGCGGACAAGAGCACGGAGACGGCGGAGGAGACGCTGCACAGATTGTTCATGAAGAAAGACGTGGACAAGGCGCTGGACAGCCTGACCCCTCGGGAGAGGGAGGTGATCAGGTACAGGTTCGGGATGGACGACGGCAAAGCGAGGACCCTGCACGACATCGGGCAGCTGTTGGGGGTGAGCAGGGAGAGGATCCGGCAGATTGAGATGGCCGCCTTCCGCAAGCTCAGGAGCAAGAAGAAGGTGACGTCACTACAGCACTACCTGGAGCCGGCAGAGAGCTGGTAG